A genome region from Hevea brasiliensis isolate MT/VB/25A 57/8 chromosome 9, ASM3005281v1, whole genome shotgun sequence includes the following:
- the LOC110653342 gene encoding 26S proteasome non-ATPase regulatory subunit 4 homolog: MVLEATMICIDNSEWMRNGDYNPSRFQAQADAVNLICGAKTQSNPENTVGVLTIAGKGVRVLVTPTSDLGKILACMHGLEIGGEMNLAAGIQVAQLALKHRQNKKQQQRIIVFAGSPIKHDKKALEMIGRKLKKNSVALDIVDFGEDDDGKAEKLEALLASVNNNDTSHIVHVPPGPNALSDVLISTPIFTGDSEGGSGFAAAAAAAAAGGVSGFEFGVDPNLDPELALALRVSMEEERARQEAAAKKAAEEAAKHEKGEEQPSSSQDATMTESASVTASEADNKRNDITDEENALLQQALAMSMDDPASSHELRDTDMSDTAADDPDLTLALQLSVQDSAKDSGSQTDMSKLLADQSFVSSILASLPGVDPNDPSVKDLLASMQSQSEPQEKKDEDEPKEEK, translated from the exons ATGGTGCTTGAG GCGACAATGATCTGTATCGATAATTCGGAATGGATGCGAAACGGTGATTACAATCCCTCCAGATTTCAAGCTCAAGCTGATGCTGTTAATCTTATTTGTGGAGCTAAAACCCAG TCCAATCCGGAGAATACGGTGGGGGTTCTTACAATCGCAGGAAAAGGGGTTCGTGTTTTGGTCACTCCTACTAGCGACCTCGGCAAGATCTTAGCTTGCATGCACG GTTTAGAAATAGGTGGTGAGATGAACTTGGCTGCGGGTATCCAGGTTGCTCAATTGGCTCTTAAGCATCGTCAGAACAAAAAGCAGCAACAAAGGATTATTGTCTTTGCTGGAAG TCCCATCAAACATGATAAGAAGGCATTAGAGATGATTGGAAGAAAGTTGAAAAAGAACAGTGTAGCACTTGATATTGTTGATTTTGGTGAAGATGATGATGGGAAGGCAGAGAAGTTGGAAGCTCTTCTTGCTTCTGTTAACAATAATGACACCAGCCACATTGTTCATGTTCCTCCTGGTCCAAATGCTCTTTCTGATGTGCTTATCAG TACACCTATCTTCACTGGTGATAGTGAAGGTGGAAGTGGTTTTGCTGCAGCAGCGGCAGCAGCTGCAGCTGGTGGTGTTTCTGGTTTTGAATTTGGTGTGGATCCCAATCTTGATCCTGAACTGGCCCTTGCTCTTAGAGTTTCAATGGAGGAGGAGAGGGCCAGGCAAGAAGCAGCTGCCAAAAAGGCTGCAGAGGAGGCTGCTAAGCACGAAAAAGGGGAGGAACAGCCATCTAGCTCACAGGACGCAACTATGACTGAAAGTGCCAGTGTTACAGCTTCTGAAGCTGACAACAAAAGAAATGATATAACG GATGAAGAGAATGCTCTCCTACAACAAGCTCTCGCAATGTCAATGGATGACCCCGCCTCTAGCCATGAATTGCGAGATACAGATATGTCAGACACTGCTGCAGATGATCCAGACTTGACACTGG CTCTTCAGTTGTCTGTGCAAGACAGTGCAAAAGATTCAGGAAGCCAGACAGATATGAGCAAGTTGTTGGCTGACCAGTCTTTTGTATCCTCCATACTTGCTTCA CTTCCAGGGGTTGATCCAAATGATCCTTCAGTTAAAGATTTGCTTGCTTCTATGCaaagccagtctgag cCCCAAGAAAAGAAGGATGAAGATGAGCCGAAGGAGGAGAAGTGA
- the LOC110653345 gene encoding hydroxymethylglutaryl-CoA lyase, mitochondrial, translating into MSSLQEPLGLDKLPSMSTIDRIQRFSSGTCRPSADDMGMGNCWIEGRGCSSSNCYEEDYEGHTRGTFSWRRHTRDLSQGDSFNRRTMSLGRNHMMCGTVWDSRYFPDHQYNSESKDKEMQDLTNKFWKGIPKFVKIVEVGPRDGLQNEKNIVPTDVKIELIRRLVSSGLPVVEATSFVSPKWVPQLADARDVMKAVQSLEGSRLPVLTPNLKGFEAAVAAGAKEVAVFASASESFSKSNINCSIEESLARYRAVTHAAKGLGIPVRGYVSCVIGCPVEGAIPPPKVAYVAKQLYDMGCFEISLADTIGVGTPGTVIPMLEVVMAAVPVEKLAVHFHDTYGQSLPNILVSLQMGISTVDSSIAGLGGCPYAKGASGNVATEDVVYMLNGLGVKTNVDLHKLLSAGDFISNHLGRPSGSKTAVALSRVTADASKI; encoded by the exons ATGTCAAGTTTGCAAGAGCCCCTTGGTCTTGACAAGTTGCCAAGCATGAGTACTATTGACAGGATTCAAAGGTTCTCATCTGGCACTTGCCGTCCCAGTGCTGATGATATGGGAATGGGAAATTGCTGGATTGAAGGAAGGGGTTGCAGCTCATCCAATTGTTACGA GGAAGATTATGAAGGGCATACAAGAGGGACATTTTCTTGGAGAAGACATACCAGGGATCTGTCCCAAGGTGATTCCTTTAATCGAAGGACAATGAGCTTAGGAAGGAACCATATGATGTGTGGAACAGTTTGGGACTCACGGTACTTTCCAGATCATCAATATAACTCCGAGTCCAAGGACAAAGAGATGCAGGATTTAACAAATAAG TTTTGGAAAGGAATACCAAAGTTTGTGAAGATAGTAGAAGTTGGTCCAAGGGATGGGCTACAGAATGAGAAAAATATTGTACCTACAGATGTAAAGATTGAATTGATCCGCAGACTAGTTTCTTCTGGATTGCCAGTTGTTGAGGCTACAAGTTTTGTATCACCTAAATGGGTTCCTCAG TTAGCAGATGCAAGAGATGTGATGAAAGCAGTTCAAAGTTTGGAGGGCTCTAGATTGCCTGTTCTGACACCTAATCTAAAA GGATTTGAAGCAGCAGTCGCAGCTGGTGCAAAGGAAGTAGCAGTTTTTGCATCAGCTTCTGAGTCATTTTCAAAGTCAAACATAAATTGTAGCATCGAAGAGAGTCTTGCTCGTTATCGTGCTGTTACTCATGCTGCTAAGGGGCTTGGAATTCCTGTTCGTGG GTATGTATCATGCGTTATTGGGTGTCCTGTGGAAGGAGCAATTCCTCCTCCAAAAGTGGCATATGTGGCAAAGCAACTTTATGACATGGGTTGTTTTGAAATTTCTCTTGCTGATACAATTGGTGTTGGTACACCTG GAACTGTTATTCCCATGCTTGAAGTTGTAATGGCTGCTGTTCCTGTTGAGAAGCTTGCTGTCCACTTTCATGATACATATGGGCAATCTCTTCCAAATATTTTAGTTTCCCTCCAG ATGGGGATTAGCACAGTGGACTCATCTATTGCTGGTTTAGGTGGGTGCCCGTATGCTAAGGGAGCATCAGGCAATGTTGCCACTGAAGATGTTGTCTACATGCTTAATGGGCTTGGTGTGAAAACCAATGTGGATCTACATAAACTCCTCTCTGCTGGGGATTTCATAAGCAACCACTTAGGTCGCCCATCTGGATCGAAGACTGCTGTTGCCTTGAGCCGAGTTACAGCTGATGCCTCAAAAATATGA
- the LOC110653344 gene encoding cell division control protein 2 homolog, with product MDQYEKVEKIGEGTYGVVYKARDRVTNETIALKKIRLEQEDEGVPSTAIREISLLKEMQHGNIVRLQDVVHSEKRLYLVFEYLDLDLKKHMDSCPEFAKNPRLIKQFLYQILRGIAYCHSHRVLHRDLKPQNLLIDRRTNALKLADFGLARAFGIPVRTFTHEVVTLWYRAPEILLGSRHYSTPVDVWSVGCIFAEMVNQQPLFPGDSEIDELFKIFRVLGTPNEDTWPGVTSLPDFKSAFPKWPPKDLASEVPTLESAGIDLLSKMLCLDPSKRITARSALAHEYFKDIGFIP from the exons ATGGACCAG TATGAGAAAGTTGAGAAGATAGGTGAAGGAACATATGGAGTGGTATACAAGGCTCGTGATCGGGTAACCAATGAGACTATAGCTCTGAAGAAAATACGCTTGGAGCAGGAAGATGAAGGTGTTCCTAGCACTGCAATTAGAGAAATTTCCCTCTTGAAAGAAATGCAGCATGGGAACATTGTCAG GTTGCAGGATGTGGTGCACAGTGAGAAGCGACTGTATTTGGTTTTTGAGTATCTGGACTTGGATTTGAAGAAGCACATGGATTCTTGCCCTGAATTTGCTAAGAATCCCCGTCTGATAAAA CAATTCCTTTATCAAATACTTCGTGGCATTGCTTACTGCCATTCTCATAGAGTTCTCCATCGGGATTTGAAACCACAAAATCTGCTTATAGATCGCCGCACCAATGCACTGAAGCTTGCAGATTTTGGATTGGCCAGAGCATTTGGTATACCTGTCAGGACATTTACACATGAG GTGGTAACCCTGTGGTATAGAGCACCAGAAATTCTGCTTGGATCTCGACATTACTCAACTCCAGTTGATGTGTGGTCAGTGGGATGCATATTTGCTGAGATGGTGAATCAGCAGCCGTTGTTCCCAGGGGACTCTGAGATTGATGAACTATTCAAGATTTTCAG GGTCTTGGGAACTCCAAATGAGGACACATGGCCTGGGGTGACATCTTTGCCTGACTTCAAGTCTGCCTTCCCAAAGTGGCCACCTAAG GACTTGGCAAGTGAAGTTCCAACTCTCGAATCAGCTGGCATTGATCTTCTTTCT AAAATGCTCTGCCTTGATCCCAGCAAAAGAATAACAGCCAGGAGTGCTCTTGCGCATGAATACTTCAAGGATATTGGTTTCATACCCTAA